A stretch of Triticum aestivum cultivar Chinese Spring chromosome 1D, IWGSC CS RefSeq v2.1, whole genome shotgun sequence DNA encodes these proteins:
- the LOC123180295 gene encoding putative protein TPRXL: protein MRRRPQPHSSLWISTRRRPHPTPSHAVHRRSHTLTARPSHPPPVPSAAAPSPSLSPNPGSQIPLRLTSGSSSSSSTCSSRPRSSPTSSAPASTTPPRTASSTRLGASTFAPPSSTSPPSPPPAPSSSSARTRHAGAAACSIGSLFYVLAKAVAVFGVVADGAAGLELHGKGQLLALAYRASSREKRWLHVVYRINIEVATSMDDIDDEDNDEGPVTRMRALLFIGALIRTTE, encoded by the exons ATGCGTCGTCGCCCCCAACCCCACTCCTCCCTCTGGATCtcgacgcgccgccgcccccaccccactCCCTCCCACGCTGTCCACCGGCGTTCTCACACTCTCACCGCTCGGCCCTCTCATCCGCCTCCCGTCCCCTCGGCGGCGGCGCCCTCCCCATCGCTATCCCCCAACCCCGGCAGCCAGATCCCGCTCAGGCTCACATCGGGCTCCTCATCGTCCTCCTCGACCTGCTCCTCCCGCCCGCGCTCCTCTCCAACTTCCTCCGCGCCGGCGTCCACCACGCCTCCGCGCACAGCCTCCTCGACCAGGCTAGGGGCTTCCACTTTCGCTCCTCCCTCGTCAACCTccccgccgtctccgccgcccgcTCCCTCCTCATCCTCT GCGCGTACACGGCATGCGGGGGCGGCGGCCTGCAGCATCGGCTCCCTCTTCTACGTCCTCGCCAAGGCCGTCGCGGTCTTTGGCGTGGTCGCCGACGGCGCCGCCGGCCTCGAGCTGCACGGCAAGGGCCAGCTCCTCGCCTTGGCCTACCGGGCCAGCAGCCGGGAGAAGCGCTGGCTGCACGTCGTCTACAGGATCAACATCGAAGTA GCGACCTCCATGGACGACATCGACGATGAAGACAATGACGAGGGGCCTGTAACAAGAATGAGAGCCCTCTTGTTCATAGGGGCGTTGATCCGGACGACCGAATGA